A genomic region of Caldicellulosiruptor acetigenus contains the following coding sequences:
- the hepT gene encoding type VII toxin-antitoxin system HepT family RNase toxin yields the protein MVKKELVSEKIDRIWFSLNRIKRFQNMSLEEFKKDQDAQDIVIHNLFLIIQNLIDIGNHIIADEGFETPGYYGEIPEILSKEKVISESLASVFKKMISFRNIIVHEYSKIELAKVYDILINGIDDIKKVLSEIINYVKL from the coding sequence ATGGTAAAGAAAGAATTGGTCAGTGAGAAAATAGATAGGATATGGTTCAGCTTAAATAGAATAAAAAGATTTCAAAATATGAGCTTGGAAGAATTTAAAAAAGATCAAGATGCTCAGGACATAGTTATTCATAATCTTTTTTTGATAATTCAAAATCTAATAGATATAGGAAATCATATAATAGCAGATGAAGGTTTTGAAACACCAGGTTATTATGGAGAGATTCCTGAGATATTATCAAAAGAAAAGGTTATTTCGGAAAGTTTGGCTTCAGTTTTTAAAAAAATGATTTCTTTTCGAAATATAATTGTGCATGAGTATTCAAAGATAGAATTGGCAAAAGTCTATGATATTTTAATTAACGGCATTGATGATATAAAGAAAGTCCTTAGTGAGATTATAAACTATGTGAAGCTTTAA
- the fliW gene encoding flagellar assembly protein FliW, translating to MVVQKSVVKSRVFGELEVSEENIIFFEEGIPAFENLKKFVIIKEDESPFYWLQSIEDKDIAFVIINPFEIKPDYEFDLPDEVVSKLEIDSPQNVAVFCIVVIPEDVKQTRVNLKAPIIINVNKRKGMQYLLDDERYPLRYYLFENSNSNVQK from the coding sequence ATGGTAGTTCAAAAATCAGTTGTAAAATCAAGAGTTTTTGGCGAGCTTGAAGTAAGCGAAGAAAACATAATATTCTTTGAAGAAGGTATTCCTGCGTTTGAGAATTTAAAAAAATTTGTCATCATAAAAGAAGACGAAAGTCCATTTTATTGGCTTCAGTCAATTGAAGACAAAGATATTGCTTTTGTAATAATCAATCCTTTTGAAATAAAACCAGACTATGAATTTGATTTGCCAGATGAAGTTGTAAGTAAATTAGAAATAGACTCTCCTCAAAATGTTGCAGTTTTTTGCATTGTTGTAATTCCAGAAGATGTAAAGCAAACAAGAGTAAATCTCAAAGCTCCAATTATTATAAATGTGAACAAGAGAAAGGGAATGCAATATCTTTTAGATGATGAAAGGTATCCTCTGAGATATTACCTCTTTGAAAATTCAAATTCAAATGTGCAGAAATGA